In Primulina huaijiensis isolate GDHJ02 chromosome 4, ASM1229523v2, whole genome shotgun sequence, a genomic segment contains:
- the LOC140975704 gene encoding uncharacterized protein isoform X1, which produces MDESGIKNLVLFLDLENPDLWKWLTYQEKPPEKVNLNPVFVALREKVINNLNNHAAPETRAALGVPWTRGWDDFNKGLVPEQGKYDDEPVCFWVAILYTRNLKSVRVIQYPSCMIGFFYGCARHFSSVFKFFHGSLRLALLTSITLGCNYMCSRNCVLCLDSMSICTMFRIPFDA; this is translated from the exons ATGGATGAGAGTGGAATTAAGAACCTTGTTCTTTTCCTTGACCTG GAAAATCCAGATCTTTGGAAATGGTTGACATATCAGGAGAAACCCCCAGAGAAAGTAAACTTAAATCCT GTTTTCGTGGCCTTGAGGGAGAAGGTAATAAACAATCTCAACAACCATGCTGCTCCTGAAACTAGGGCGGCACTCGGAGTGCCGTGGACTAGAGGTTGGGATGACTTCAATAAAGGT CTAGTACCAGAACAAGGCAAATATGATGATGAGCCTGTTTGCTTTTGGGTAGCCATCCTTTATACTCGGAACTTGAAATCAGTACGTGTTATACAATATCCTTCATGCATGATCGGGTTCTTTTATGGGTGTGCTAGACATTTTTCGTCCGTCTTCAAGTTTTTCCACGGATCACTGCGTCTGGCTCTCCTCACCTCGATCACGCTTGGTTGTAACTATATGTGCTCTCGTAATTGCGTCTTGTGTCTTGATTCCATGTCGATTTGCACAATGTTCAGAATTCCTTTTGATGCATAA
- the LOC140975704 gene encoding succinate dehydrogenase assembly factor 2, mitochondrial-like isoform X2: MDESGIKNLVLFLDLENPDLWKWLTYQEKPPEKVNLNPVFVALREKVINNLNNHAAPETRAALGVPWTRGWDDFNKGRDAPITGNQ, from the exons ATGGATGAGAGTGGAATTAAGAACCTTGTTCTTTTCCTTGACCTG GAAAATCCAGATCTTTGGAAATGGTTGACATATCAGGAGAAACCCCCAGAGAAAGTAAACTTAAATCCT GTTTTCGTGGCCTTGAGGGAGAAGGTAATAAACAATCTCAACAACCATGCTGCTCCTGAAACTAGGGCGGCACTCGGAGTGCCGTGGACTAGAGGTTGGGATGACTTCAATAAAGGTAGAGACGCTCCCATCACCGGAAATCAGTAA
- the LOC140975705 gene encoding uncharacterized protein translates to MGKQEKKERAKERREKRRQEISLLRTVPYSDHQRWWTSDTIAVVTGANRGIGFEIAHQLASHGLTVILTSRDAGVGEEAAKILQERGLNVVFHQLDIVDLSSIGAFTDWIKEKYGGIDILVNNAGINSNPDSFAEFAKNVIDTNYLGTKNMIKATIPLMRPSDSGARIVNVSSRLGRLNGRRNRIGNLDLREQLQSDDSLSEELINQTTMKFLEQVKEDSWRDGGWPQVLTDYSLSKLAINAYTRLMARVFSDRPEGQKIYINSCCPGWVRTAMTGWEGNVSPEEGADTAVWLALLPDQFVTGKFFAERREINF, encoded by the exons ATGGGTAAACAGGAGAAAAAGGAGAGGGCTAAAGAGAGAAGAGAGAAACGCCGCCAAGAGATCTCTCTCCTACGAACAGTTCCTTATTCGGATCACCAAAG GTGGTGGACCTCTGACACAATTGCAGTGGTGACCGGTGCAAATAGGGGAATAGGATTTGAGATTGCACATCAACTTGCTTCTCATGGATTGACAGTTATTCTCACATCAAGGGATGCGGGTGTTGGGGAAGAGGCAGCAAAGATTCTACAAGAAAGAGGTCTGAATGTGGTGTTCCATCAACTGGACATAGTGGATTTATCGTCAATCGGAGCATTTACTGATTGGATAAAAGAAAAGTATGGTGGTATTGATATACTG GTGAACAATGCAGGAATAAATTCGAACCCAGACAGTTTTGCGGAGTTCGCTAAAAATGTTATTGATACCAACTACCTCGGGACCAAAAACATGATTAAGGCAACAATTCCTCTGATGAGACCTTCAGATTCAGGGGCTCGTATTGTTAATGTGAGTTCCAGATTAGGAAGATTGAATGGGAGGCGAAAT AGAATCGGGAATCTTGATTTGAGAGAACAACTTCAAAGCGATGACTCACTATCCGAGGAATTGATCAACCAGACAACCATGAAGTTTTTGGAACAGGTAAAAGAAGATAGTTGGAGAGATGGTGGATGGCCTCAGGTTCTGACAGACTATTCTTTGTCAAAGTTAGCTATCAATGCTTATACAAGACTGATGGCCAGGGTATTCTCAGATCGGCCAGAAGGCCAGAAAATATACATCAACAGCTGCTGTCCGGGTTGGGTGAGGACCGCAATGACGGGCTGGGAAGGTAATGTTAGCCCTGAGGAAGGTGCTGATACTGCTGTGTGGCTAGCCTTGCTTCCAGACCAATTCGTAACTGGCAAATTTTTCGCCGAAAGGCGTGAGATAAATTTCTAG
- the LOC140975706 gene encoding calcium-dependent mitochondrial ATP-magnesium/phosphate carrier protein 2-like: MSGVVSRNANSQESAAATMDTGQKDSKNRLGPCNPVAKPGPVSLDHVLSALRETKEERDSRIRTLFGFFDTNNVGYLDYAQIEKGLSAMQIPADYKFAKELIEVCDANQDGRVDYPEFRKYMDDKELELYRIFQAIDVEHNGCILPEELWDALVKAGIEFDDDELASFVEHVDKDNNGIITFEEWRDFLLLYPHEATIENIYRYWERVYLIDIGEHAVIPEGISKHVDATKYLIAGGVAGATSRTATAPLDRLKVILQVQTTRASIVPAVQNMWKEGGLLGFFRGNGINVLKVAPESAIKFYTYEKLKNVIGNANGDVGTAGRLVAGGLAGAVAQTSIYPMDLVKTRLQTYACESGTVPNIGKLSKDIWIQEGPRALYRGLIPSLLGIIPYAGIDLAAYETLKDMSRKYILQDGEPGPLVQLSCGTISGALGATCVYPLQVVRTRMQAHRATKGSTDNSMSGVFLRTYRIEGFWGFYKGLFPNLLKVVPSASITYLVYEATKKRLDLD, encoded by the exons ATGTCTGGGGTAGTGTCGAGGAATGCGAATTCCCAGGAATCAGCTGCAGCAACAATGGATACCGGGCAGAAGGACTCGAAAAACCGCCTCGGACCCTGCAACCCGGTCGCGAAACCCGGGCCCGTGTCGCTGGATCATGTGCTGTCCGCCTTGAGGGAGACCAAGGAGGAGCGGGACTCGAGAATCCGGACTTTGTTCGGTTTCTTCGACACGAATAATGTGGGGTATTTGGATTATGCCCAAATCGAGAAGGGGCTTTCGGCAATGCAAATCCCCGCGGATTACAAGTTCGCCAAGGAGCTGATTGAGGTCTGCGATGCGAATCAGGATGGGAGGGTTGATTATCCGGAGTTTAGAAAGTATATGGATGACAAGGAGCTGGAATTGTACAGGATTTTTCAGGCGATTGATGTGGAGCACAATGGATGTATTCTACCTGAGGAGCTGTGGGATGCTCTAGTCAAGGCCG GGATAGAATTCGATGATGACGAACTTGCCAGTTTTGTTGAGCATGTTGACAAGGACAATAATGGAATTATAACTTTCGAAGAGTGGAGAGATTTTCTTCTGCTTTATCCACATGAAGCTACCATTGAAAACATATATCGATACTGGGAAAGGGTATATCTTATAGATATTGGTGAACATGCTGTAATTCCTGAAGGCATCAGCAAGCATGTTGATGCCACCAAGTATTTAATTGCGGGAGGGGTTGCTGGAGCCACTTCTCGTACCGCAACGGCACCACTTGATCGCCTTAAGGTTATTTTACAAGTTCAGACTACACGTGCTTCAATTGTTCCTGCAGTTCAAAACATGTGGAAGGAAGGTGGCCTTTTAGGTTTTTTTCGGGGTAATGGGATAAATGTGTTGAAGGTTGCACCTGAAAGTGCCATCAAGTTTTACACATACGAAAAGTTGAAGAATGTCATTGGAAATGCCAACGGGGATGTAGGAACTGCGGGTCGACTTGTTGCTGGTGGGTTGGCTGGAGCCGTGGCACAAACCTCTATCTACCCAATGGATCTCGTCAAAACACGTTTACAAACTTATGCTTGTGAAAGTGGGACTGTTCCAAATATTGGGAAATTATCAAAAGATATTTGGATTCAGGAGGGACCTCGAGCCTTATATAGAGGATTGATCCCGTCTCTTCTTGGAATTATTCCTTATGCAGGAATTGACTTAGCTGCCTATGAGACCTTGAAAGACATGTCCAGGAAATATATTCTTCAGGATGGTG AACCTGGCCCTCTTGTGCAACTCAGTTGTGGGACAATTTCAGGAGCCCTTGGAGCAACCTGCGTTTACCCATTACAGGTGGTAAGAACAAG AATGCAAGCTCATCGTGCCACCAAAGGCTCGACCGACAATAGCATGTCAGGTGTATTCTTGAGAACATATCGGATCGAAGGTTTTTGGGGCTTCTATAAAGGTCTTTTTCCAAATCTTCTCAAAGTCGTACCATCAGCCAGCATCACATATCTGGTTTACGAAGCCACGAAGAAGAGACTGGATCTTGATTAG
- the LOC140974808 gene encoding uncharacterized protein, which translates to MAFRAAGYWKLMANELRGRSSFTTSTSPKLKAYYVDSPHLVQSSPGFIKSKLPKGDFFPVCVALGMIALSASFGVYTALHQLGRAPNVSVRKSRRETFPEVAEPEHVADNAEKFVKQSFFRKVAHIQHSDRQEIMSNPIGGDVLARPMRGE; encoded by the exons ATGGCATTTCGAGCTGCT GGTTACTGGAAATTGATGGCTAATGAGTTACGAGGGAGGTCGAGTTTTACAACGTCGACTTCCCCGAAACTGAAAGCATATTATGTTGATTCTCCCCATTTGGTCCAGTCTTCTCCAGGATTCATCAAATCCAA GTTGCCGAAGGGTGATTTCTTTCCTGTCTGCGTGGCCCTGGGGATGATAGCTTTATCCGCTAGTTTCGGGGTGTACACGGCGCTGCATCAGCTGGGGCGTGCTCCCAACGTGTCCGTCCGGAAGTCAAGGCGGGAGACGTTCCCGGAGGTGGCGGAGCCGGAGCACGTGGCGGATAATGCTGAGAAGTTTGTGAAGCAGTCGTTTTTCCGGAAGGTGGCCCATATCCAGCACTCCGATCGCCAAGAAATCATGTCGAATCCCATCGGTGGCGATGTTTTGGCCAG GCCTATGCGTGGGGAGTAA
- the LOC140975707 gene encoding calnexin homolog: MEDRKRRIWIMQCLLLLSIGCFVSQLRASDDVKFYESFDEKFEGRWVVSEKEDYNGVWKHSKSEGHDDFGLLVSQKAKKHAIVKVLEEPAELKDETVVLQFEVRLQEGLECGGAYIKYLRPQDAGWIPKNFDNESPYTIMFGPDKCGATNKVHFILKHENPKTGKYIEHHLKYPPSVPSDKLTHVYTAILKPDNELRILIDGEEKKKANFLSEEDFEPSLIPPKTIPDPDDRKPEDWDERAKIPDPEATKPEDWDEDAPMEIEDEEAEKPERWLDDEPEEVDDPEATKPEDWDDEEDGEWEAPKIDNPKCAEAPGCGEWKKPMKRNPAYKGKWQPPLIENPNYKGIWKAQLIGNPEYFEVDKPNFDPIAAIGIEIWTMQDGILFDNILIASNEKVAQLYRETAWKPKFDVEKEKQKAEEPSSDGLKGVQKIVFDYLYKAADLPFLGEHKVKVLDLLEKAEKQPNLTIGILVSIVVVIFTVLLKLIFGGKKPAKPRTEAENTGVAETSNDQVTSEEKDEQNDDSSADAAPRRRSTRRDN; this comes from the exons ATGGAGGATCGGAAGCGGAGGATTTGGATAATGCAATGTTTGTTGCTGTTGTCGATCGGGTGCTTCGTCTCGCAGCTCCGCGCTTCTGATGATGTG AAATTCTACGAGTCGTTTGATGAGAAATTCGAGGGGAGATGGGTGGTTTCTGAGAAGGAGGATTACAACG GTGTGTGGAAACATTCGAAGAGTGAGGGACATGATGATTTTGGGCTTCTTGTGAGTCAGAAGGCCAAGAAACATGCCATAGTGAAAGTACTTGAAGAACCTGCTGAACTCAAGGATGAAACAGTTGTCCTTCAGTTTGAGGTCCGCCTCCAGGAAGGCCTCGAATGTGGAGGTGCTTATATCAAATACCTACGCCCTCAGGATGCTGGATGGATTCCCAAGAATTTTGATAATGAGTCACCGTACACAATAATGTTTGGTCCTGACAAATGTGGAGCCACCAATAAGGTTCACTTTATCTTGAAGCATGAAAACCCCAAAACTGGAAAATATATTGAACATCATCTCAAGTATCCGCCATCAGTGCCATCGGACAAATTGACCCATGTTTACACTGCCATCTTGAAACCAGATAATGAGCTGAGGATCTTGATTGATggtgaagaaaagaagaaagctAACTTCCTTTCGGAAGAAGACTTTGAACCATCACTTATCCCACCAAAGACTATCCCAGATCCTGATGACAGGAAACCTGAAGATTGGGATGAGAGGGCGAAAATCCCAGACCCAGAAGCCACTAAACCCGAGGACTGGGATGAGGATGCTCCAATGGAaattgaagatgaagaagctgaGAAGCCTGAACGTTGGTTGGATGATGAACCTGAGGAGGTTGATGATCCTGAAGCTACAAAACCAGAAGATTGGGATGATGAAGAGGATGGTGAATGGGAGGCACCAAAAATTGACAATCCCAAATGTGCAGAGGCTCCTGGATGTGGGGAGTGGAAGAAGCCGATGAAGAGGAATCCTGCTTACAAAGGAAAATGGCAGCCTCCACTCATTGAGAACCCTAACTACAAGGGTATTTGGAAGGCTCAACTAATTGGAAACCCAGAGTACTTCGAAGTGGACAAACCAAACTTCGATCCAATTGCAGCAATTGGCATTGAGATCTGGACAATGCAAGATGGTATATTGTTTGACAATATTTTGATAGCCTCCAATGAAAAAGTTGCACAATTGTACCGAGAAACAGCATGGAAACCAAAATTTGACGTCGAGAAAGAGAAACAAAAGGCTGAAGAACCAAGTTCAGATGGGCTCAAAGGAGTCCAG AAAATCGTGTTCGATTACCTTTACAAAGCTGCAGACCTTCCCTTCTTGGGTGAGCACAAGGTCAAAGTATTG GACCTGCTTGAGAAGGCTGAGAAACAACCAAACCTCACGATTGGAATTCTCGTCTCCATTGTTGTTGTCATCTTCACAGTTTTGTTGAAACTCATCTTTGGTGGAAAGAAACCT GCTAAACCAAGGACAGAGGCTGAGAATACAGGTGTTGCTGAAACCTCAAATGACCAAGTGACCTCAGAGGAGAAGGATGAGCAGAACGACGATTCCTCTGCAGATGCTGCTCCTCGGCGAAGGAGCACGAGGCGCGACAATTAG